In Asterias amurensis chromosome 4, ASM3211899v1, one genomic interval encodes:
- the LOC139935928 gene encoding uncharacterized protein codes for MDRRSQSIALEKQHVHDVYERIAPHFSDARYKAWPRVKEFLLGLEPGSIVADVGCGNGKYLGINKHIYKIGSDCCSTLVNIAHRADHEAMVCDNIRLPYRDNSFDAVISIAVIHHFATTERRAQALNELARICRPGGQIMIYVWAMEQKLRKFHVQDVLVPWHLQPRNLKNKERSRKFLPNGSTSNGSSVENDVVKNSSHKLKMQSFPTAAGNTYSISHSSLRRQPFIPSQSSTELVNGLSKPATKHTRSPLLRTNSDQGYDPITYAEKSHFKRLLIPTRSDSVDEVFVNISTEEDRITCKELFTNDITNIKSHHSVSKETGPKKANGTPPRMSSIEGKEHRETVEEPSLFESFTSTATQILRAISRQSSLEIEKQSPKEVKGKGLEMSTFGKSIIFCDPEINGHVDKEVYLNCNGHKSVPNGYSQGSSSNCAIDDIFQKLTVDTPASVTNGITPVQNGYSSDKEGKEGIQQTQPSHDVKIYNSSTSIPLKPLQTNQPIIGMNCVTAQGEAYHKSRPLRHLPRMGVGRERDSSVESVSSSDDSLTAYPVEMKISDQSYHFKTAEQTENNPICTYPNIPSKKHTRTLSSDSDCDSFVHITNGEGQGSVSSEGDANCNDTASTVLPTSTQNSSQCNGSVATCTLVQVPSNQEPNTVKSEVTKQLELKSLPDTKLNSNSQADDLTPTKDTCTPTQNGASPEDKQVLQTSPKPSIPFKKNDPSLYLRYYHVFREGELADLIEQHVDSLHIIRNYYDHANWCVIAEKVQVWTI; via the exons ATGGATCGTAGGAGCCAATCTATCGCATTAGAGAAACAACATGTCCATGATGTGTACGAACGGATTGCTCCTCACTTCAGTGATGCACGCTACAAAGCATGGCCCAGAGTCAAGGAGTTCCTATTGGGCTTAGAGCCGGGAAGCATTGTAGCAGATGTAG gCTGTGGCAATGGGAAGTACCTGGGAATCAATAAGCACATTTACAAGATTGGCTCCGATTGTTGTTCAACCCTGGTCAACATTGCTCACCGTGCTGATCATGAGGCCATGGTATGTGACAACATCCGTCTTCCTTACCGAGACAACAGCTTTGATGCTGTTATCTCCATTGCTGTCATCCATCACTTTGCGACTACAGAACGACGAGCTCAAGCATTAAATGAACTGGCTAGGATATGTCGTCCTGGTGGACAGATCATGATCTATGTTTGGGCAATGGAACAGAAACTGAGAAAG TTTCATGTTCAAGATGTTTTGGTTCCATGGCATTTGCAACCAAGGAATCTCAAGAACAAAG AAAGATCGAGAAAATTTCTTCCAAACGGTTCGACCAGCAACGGCTCTTCTGTTGAGAACGATGTTGTGAAAAATTCATCGCATAAGTTAAAGATGCAGAGCTTTCCAACTGCTGCTGGTAACACTTATAGTATCTCTCATTCTAGTCTCAGAAGGCAGCCATTTATACCTAGCCAGAGCTCAACCGAACTTGTGAATGGATTGAGTAAGCCAGCCACCAAGCATACCAGAAGTCCTCTCTTAAGAACAAATTCTGACCAGGGTTATGACCCAATTACCTATGCAGAGAAGAGTCACTTTAAGAGGTTGCTCATTCCAACACGTTCGGACTCTGTTGATGAGGTCTTTGTCAACATCAGTACTGAGGAAGATCGCATCACTTGCAAAGAGCTGTTTACCAATGATATCACAAATATCAAATCCCACCACTCGGTTTCGAAAGAAACTGGCCCAAAGAAAGCAAATGGGACTCCTCCAAGAATGTCATCCATTGAAGGAAAGGAACACAGGGAAACAGTGGAAGAGCCCTCTTTGTTTGAAAGTTTCACATCAACTGCAACTCAGATACTGCGTGCAATATCCAGGCAAAGTAGCCTTGAAATAGAGAAACAGTCTCCAAAAGAAGTCAAAGGTAAGGGACTTGAGATGTCCACCTTTGGGAAAAGCATTATATTTTGTGATCCAGAAATCAATGGACATGTAGATAAAGAGGTTTACTTAAATTGTAATGGCCATAAGAGCGTTCCCAATGGCTACTCTCAGGGAAGTTCAAGTAATTGTGCAATAGATGATATTTTTCAGAAATTAACTGTAGATACCCCAGCTTCTGTAACTAACGGCATTACTCCAGTGCAGAATGGGTACTCATCAGACAAAGAAGGTAAAGAAGGTATTCAGCAGACCCAACCTTCTCATGATGTTAAGATCTACAACTCAAGTACCTCAATACCACTCAAGCCACTCCAGACCAATCAGCCCATCATTGGGATGAACTGTGTAACGGCCCAGGGTGAGGCTTACCATAAATCCCGCCCCTTACGACATTTACCACGCATGGGCGTCGGCAGAGAGAGAGATTCCTCGGTGGAGTCCGTCTCCTCCTCTGATGATAGCCTCACTGCTTACCCCGTTGAGATGAAAATCTCTGACCAAAGTTATCATTTCAAGACTGCCgaacaaactgaaaataaccCAATTTGTACCTATCCTAATATTCCGTCCAAGAAACATACCAGAACACTTAGTAGTGATTCAGATTGTGATTCATTTGTACATATTACAAATGGGGAAGGTCAGGGATCAGTTTCAAGTGAAGGGGATGCTAATTGCAATGACACAGCATCAACTGTACTTCCCACATCAACTCAAAATTCTTCTCAATGCAATGGCAGTGTTGCAACTTGTACCTTAGTGCAAGTACCAAGTAATCAAGAGCCAAACACTGTAAAATCAGAGGTCACTAAACAACTGGAATTGAAATCACTGCCGGATACTAAGCTTAACTCCAACAGCCAAGCGGATGACCTTACTCCAACCAAAGATACATGTACTCCAACTCAAAATGGCGCTTCACCTGAAGATAAACAAGTTCTTCAGACTTCCCCTAAACCTAGTATTCCATTCAAGAAGAATGACCCCTCACTTTATCTACGTTACTACCATGTTTTCCGTGAAGGGGAGTTAGCTGACCTTATTGAACAACATGTTGATAGTCTTCATATTATACGTAACTACTACGACCATGCAAACTGGTGTGTCATTGCTGAAAAGGTACAGGTTTGGACCATATGA
- the LOC139936019 gene encoding sodium- and chloride-dependent glycine transporter 1-like, translating to MYTSLPRIQEDGANVHHDSNLNSVTETTPAIAQNDKDLRRHDAGSADDAIPERETWGGRFEFILSVMGYSIGLGNVWRFPYLCYENGGGAFLIPYFIMIGLVALPIIFLELCLGQFSSLGCISVWKYSKLFKGAGFAMAFLSAGFCLYYNLVLAYCIYYMVISFFNPQPWVGCDHEWNTDNCYDGKSFGHLDFNDTANSSLYSTTETFTSTLLSTVANFTTAGNYTGKHVRATEEYWKLHVLDISDGLHSLGSIRWQLFLAFTAAWVIVYVCVSRGVKSSGKAVYFTATFPYVLLIVLLIRGVTLEGSLQGILFFIRPDFKSLGRAKVWQAAANQVFLSFSPGWGGMHTLASYNKFNNNCYRDAFMFCMSCAFTSIFSGFVMFSIVGFMAHDSNTSVEKVVDAGYGLAFVVFPEAVSRMWLPQLWSFLFFFMLIILGLDSQFVCLETLITALTDELAAIWPKTRRWKWLITLGTCCTMFVVGLPLVTQGGIYVMTLLDWYLSGFSPMVTTITETLVVSHIYGVNRISRDIHSMLNFTPSLYWRLCWMLFSPLVLLFIIVFAFFDYHSPVVGDYTFPSWADGVGWCLVSFSIFFIFTYGIYHLLGEKGTLIERLKMAIQPHAQWGPALNVNRLQAGYAPMPGHEQAGSGNESNMISAPGAGTEDYDFHHPKEFETGV from the exons ATGTACACTTCATTGCCACGAATTCAGGAAGATGGCGCAAACGTTCACCATGACTCTAACCTGAACAGTGTCACAGAGACGACCCCTGCCATTGCTCAAAACGACAAGGACTTAAGGAGGCACGATGCTGGCTCAGCCGATGATGCGATTCCGGAGAGAGAAACATGGGGAGGACGCTTTGAGTTTATCCTGTCTGTTATGGGTTATTCCATTGGGCTTGGTAATGTTTGGAGATTTCCTTATTTATGCTACGAAAATGGTGGAG GTGCATTTCTGATTCCATATTTCATCATGATCGGACTGGTGGCATTACCAATCATATTCCTGGAGCTATGTCTTGGTCAGTTTTCCAGTCTTGGATGCATCAGTGTTTGGAAATACAGCAAACTATTCAAAG GAGCTGGATTTGCCATGGCTTTTTTGTCGGCAGGCTTTTGTCTTTACTACAACCTGGTTCTTGCATATTGCATTTATTACATGGTGATATCCTTCTTCAATCCTCAACCCTGGGTTGGTTGTGACCATGAGTGGAACACAGACAACTGCTATGATGGGAAGTCTTTTGGACATTTAGACTTTAATGACACTGCAAATAGCTCTTTATACTCAACGACTGAAACATTTACTTCGACATTACTATCTACTGTGGCAAACTTCACAACAGCTGGGAATTATACAGGAAAGCATGTACGAGCCACAGAAGAATATTGGaa GCTCCATGTCTTAGACATATCTGATGGTTTGCATTCTCTTGGATCTATTCGTTGGCAACTCTTCTTGGCCTTTACAGCTGCTTGGGTTATTGTCTACGTATGTGTCTCTAGAGGAGTCAAATCATCTGGTAAA GCAGTCTACTTTACAGCCACCTTTCCTTATGTTTTGCTCATCGTTCTCTTAATTCGCGGAGTGACGCTGGAAGGGTCTCTTCAAGGAATTTTGTTCTTCATCAGACCGGACTTTAAATCTCTTGGTAGAGCAAAG GTATGGCAGGCAGCAGCCAATCAGGTGTTTCTCTCCTTCAGCCCAGGATGGGGAGGTATGCACACACTAGCCAGCTATAATAAATTCAACAATAACTGTTACAG GGATGCCTTTATGTTCTGCATGTCATGTGCCTTTACCAGTATATTCTCTGGTTTTGTCATGTTCTCAATTGTTGGTTTCATGGCACATGATTCTAACACATCTGTTGAAAAGGTAGTTGATGCTG GTTACGGTTTGGCGTTTGTGGTGTTTCCTGAGGCAGTGAGTCGCATGTGGCTCCCCCAGTTGTGGTCTTTCCTATTTTTCTTCATGCTCATTATCCTTGGACTTGACAGCCAG TTTGTTTGCTTGGAGACTTTGATCACGGCACTAACAGATGAGTTAGCAGCAATATGGCCCAAAACAAGACGTTGGAAATGGTTGATAACCCTTGGAACATGCTGTACAATGTTTGTCGTTGGTTTACCTCTTGTTACTCAA GGTGGCATTTACGTAATGACTCTTCTGGATTGGTATCTGTCTGGCTTTTCCCCGATGGTGACAACAATTACAGAGACTTTGGTTGTGTCCCACATTTATG GAGTCAATCGTATTTCCAGAGATATCCACTCAATGCTAAACTTCACTCCCTCCCTCTATTGGAGACTCTGTTGGATGCTCTTTAGCCCACTCGTGTTGCTG TTTATCATCGTGTTTGCCTTTTTTGATTACCATTCCCCTGTTGTTGGGGATTATACTTTTCCATCTTGGGCCGACGGAGTAGGATGGTGTCTTGTTAGCTTTTCCATCTTTTTCATATTCACATACGGGATATACCACCTGCTTGGTGAAAAGGGAACACTCATTGAA CGTTTAAAAATGGCTATCCAACCGCATGCGCAGTGGGGTCCAGCactcaatgtcaacagattaCAGGCTGGTTATGCACCGATGCCAGGCCATGAGCAAGCTGGTTCCGGCAATGAATCCAATATGATTTCAGCTCCAGGAGCTGGGACAGAAGATTATGATTTTCACCATCCTAAGGAATTTGAAACGGGGGTGTAA